In Oryza sativa Japonica Group chromosome 3, ASM3414082v1, one DNA window encodes the following:
- the LOC107277382 gene encoding probable pterin-4-alpha-carbinolamine dehydratase, chloroplastic, which translates to MALTNHILAPAAAAACCFGRRVPLPPPHQLAVRRKQKSVVVAMADLLGDFGARDPFPEEIESNFGERVLGNVDTLHNILIPTLSVLSIARLPLEPNPAPVDAADARRLLHKVVGWRLLDDADGMRLQCVWKVRDEACGHELVARINAAVDGAPATVVFEAPNQVRAELQTPSAGGLTVNDFIVAARIDKVKTVDLIPKKRVWA; encoded by the coding sequence atggCGCTCACCAACCACATCCTCGCGCCGGCAGCCGCAGCAGCCTGCTGCTTCGGACGGCGGGTtcctctgccgccgcctcaTCAGCTCGCCGTGCGGAGGAAGCAAAAGAGcgtggtggtggccatggccgACCTGCTGGGCGACTTTGGCGCGCGCGACCCCTTCCCGGAGGAGATCGAGAGCAACTTCGGCGAGAGGGTGCTGGGCAACGTCGACACCCTCCACAACATCCTCATCCCCACGCTCTCCGTGCTCTCCATCGCGCGCCTCCCCCTCGAGCCTAACCCCGCGCCCGTCGACGCTGCcgacgcccgccgcctcctccacaaGGTGGTTGGCTGGCGCCTcctcgacgacgccgacggcaTGCGTCTGCAGTGCGTCTGGAAGGTCAGGGACGAAGCCTGCGGCCACGAGCTCGTCGCCAGGATCAACGCCGCGGTTGACGGCGCCCCGGCCACCGTCGTCTTCGAGGCCCCCAACCAGGTCAGGGCCGAGCTGCAGACGCCCTCCGCCGGCGGCCTCACCGTCAATGACTTCATCGTCGCGGCTCGCATAGACAAGGTCAAGACGGTCGACCTTATCCCCAAGAAGAGAGTCTGGGCCTGA
- the LOC9271595 gene encoding pectinesterase inhibitor 12-like, whose protein sequence is MRMSKALAAVVAISVSLSAAAMGVDATVESTCSDAAASDKRVHLAMCLSQLGHHRDADAWGLAKAATLVGVDKADLAADDIKELEAGASTAGIKPALAECAKQYRGVGFAFASAHDVINNRAYDVGEKKLDEALSLTQKCNAAFAKIGVPLQQPLAQLTADTIQIAIIAKAITCLVNVNNNPALVAAAAAAAAAKAPQQSQYP, encoded by the coding sequence ATGAGAATGAGCAaggccctcgccgccgtggtggCCATCTCCGTGAGCCTGAGCGCGGCCGCTATGGGCGTGGACGCGACGGTGGAGAGCACCTGCAGTGACGCGGCCGCCAGCGACAAGCGCGTCCACTTGGCGATGTGCCTGTCGCAGCTGGGGCACCACCGCGACGCGGACGCGTGGGGGCTTGCGAAGGCGGCAACCCTGGTGGGCGTGGACAAGGCGGACCTCGCCGCCGATGACATAAAGGAGCTAGAGGCCGGGGCAAGCACGGCGGGCATCAAGCCAGCGCTGGCGGAGTGCGCGAAGCAGTACCGGGGCGTGGGCTTCGCCTTTGCCAGCGCGCACGACGTGATCAACAATCGCGCCTACGACGTCGGGGAGAAGAAGCTGGACGAGGCCCTGTCCCTGACGCAGAAGTGCAACGCCGCCTTCGCCAAGATCGGCGTCCCGCTGCAGCAGCCGCTGGCCCAGCTCACCGCCGACACCATCCAGATCGCCATCATAGCTAAGGCTATCACCTGCCTCGTCAACGTCAACAATAATCCAGCTCTGgttgcggctgcggctgcggctgctgcagCCAAGGCTCCCCAACAGAGCCAATACCCATAA